A section of the Candidatus Glassbacteria bacterium genome encodes:
- a CDS encoding amidohydrolase family protein, whose product MDGQKFPSRLLFVIIILPALLLAGLASAAELPMIDAHSQVDHKVKLGKVIQLMDRAGVSRTILSTRGRIKPGKLVKFARKFPDRITPSVRTKGQPYEKNHPKYYKLLNAQLNMPEFGAMAEVILWHAKKGDKAPKRVVPIASEQVQAALQAALERKWPFIPHIEFAAAGSEKARLMAGLETLLAKHPGHPFLLIHMGQLQAEEAARLIERHPNLHFITSHSNPVVIASSNQPWVNLFQGESLHPKWKALMVRRPRRFVLGFDNVWAEHWGEFYFRQVALWRKALGELPPDAAHAIAHGNAERLWSLPPAR is encoded by the coding sequence ATGGATGGCCAAAAATTTCCCTCCCGCCTTCTCTTCGTCATCATCATCCTCCCGGCGCTATTGCTGGCGGGGCTTGCCTCCGCAGCGGAACTGCCCATGATCGACGCCCACAGCCAGGTGGATCACAAGGTCAAGCTGGGGAAGGTCATCCAGTTGATGGACCGGGCCGGGGTATCGCGCACCATCCTATCCACCCGGGGCAGGATCAAGCCCGGCAAGCTGGTCAAGTTCGCGCGAAAATTCCCGGATCGCATCACCCCTTCCGTCCGCACCAAGGGGCAGCCCTATGAGAAGAATCATCCCAAGTATTACAAACTCCTCAACGCGCAGTTGAATATGCCGGAATTCGGGGCGATGGCGGAGGTGATTCTCTGGCACGCCAAAAAGGGCGACAAAGCGCCAAAGCGGGTGGTGCCCATCGCATCGGAACAGGTGCAGGCGGCGTTGCAGGCGGCCCTGGAGCGGAAGTGGCCGTTCATCCCCCACATCGAGTTCGCCGCGGCCGGGAGCGAAAAAGCGCGGCTCATGGCCGGCCTGGAAACGCTCCTGGCGAAGCACCCCGGCCATCCCTTCCTATTGATCCACATGGGCCAGCTTCAGGCGGAGGAGGCGGCGCGTCTGATCGAACGGCATCCCAATCTCCACTTCATCACTTCCCACAGCAACCCGGTTGTTATCGCCAGTTCGAACCAGCCCTGGGTCAACCTGTTCCAGGGAGAATCCCTTCATCCCAAGTGGAAGGCGTTGATGGTGCGGCGCCCCCGGCGCTTCGTGTTGGGTTTCGACAACGTCTGGGCGGAGCATTGGGGGGAATTTTACTTCCGGCAGGTTGCCCTGTGGCGCAAGGCGCTGGGAGAACTCCCCCCGGACGCCGCCCATGCCATCGCCCACGGCAATGCCGAGCGGCTGTGGAGCCTGCCTCCGGCGCGGTAG